aaaaatcgtacaaaaataacattatcttaCTCAATTAATACAAGTGAATTAATATCTGCGAATATATTCACTATAACGAGGAGGTGTATTCCAAACTGCACTTGATGTACGTTGCTTATCACGGATATTCCAGCCTTTGAACATTTCTTTAAGACTCATACTTTTAGGACAGTCAAAGAATAAGTCCCTTTCCTTAGAATCAATATGATATTGAAGTTCAAGTACAGCTTTTCTATTTTCTCCTaaagataaattttaaattaataataattagtttattctgctaaattagtaaataatattttttatttagtatatgaCAGATATACATACGTTTTGCCCAATTTGGAACAGGTTTTTTTGGTCCAGATTCATCTTCAGAAGAATCACGTGCAGATACATCATTTAATCCATAATCATTTTTGTTATcaatctttaataaaaaaatttaataaattacttcaagactaaacaattgaaattcataaataaatatattaattaaaataactcagttaagttaaagtaacttaactaacttaagttaaaataagaaaatacttaaaatatttataatgcaattaTGCAAGgacattatacctaatatagttaacgtattgataaaatatataaataaatattatgagttatacaTAACAATGTATAGAtatgaaaaaaactaaagaagaaTAATGTATAGATTTggtttattcaattttagaaaAGAAACAAGCTTACTTTTGATGCTGGTTTTGATGCTGAcgaagtaggtatatttgaagTTAAAGCTTTAGGACGAATTACAGATTTACTTTTTTCTGgtctgttaataatttaatatgtaaattaataaaataacaattgtatatcATTTAGTATTTAAAGATAAACCAAATggcaaatacaattattatcaattttgaaaaaatattgatgttattatatatataaataaagttttcttactttgtttcaattttcttttttaattcattttcttTCATAGCCCGATTCATTTCAAGTTTTTGCTACAAAAAtcatattaagtttaaatattttttagtaaaattacaaatataaagtatttattgatcataaagtaatttatgtgcgtaaaatatattactatttttaaatgctttgcTTCTTCAGCTAGTTTACGTTTAGCATTAATCTCAGCTAATCGAAGCTCTGCTagcttttgtttttttaatgcttcCTCTTTCATCAttgtttctttttctttttgtttctCTTCTTTTTTCCTTTTCTCTTCAGcagtttttttaagtttttcttcaGCACGTTTCATTTGTTCTTCTCTGTGTTTAGCAGCTCTTAAATGTTGATCTTCAAATTTCCTATGGATAATTAAACAAAGATAATAAGTAGTTGAATatgcattcaaatttaataatattagtataaataaaaagctTCAAAGCTAAATGCAGATAGTCTTCTACAAACAAATGAAGGAAATTGTAtcattaatatagaaatataatcaaaagcaaaattacaaattactagAAATTGCAAATGAAATGAAGTGATGATTCAGTTAACAGTTATAGTGGAATGTTTCAAGTTACAACAATTAAGATATGATGCATGTTGTATCCGTATTCTtactaatgcataatataccaaaatgtatgTCTATCGTTCCAATTGTATACTGTTACCTTAAGAGGATACTATACCCACACACGTTGTCTCTCTCTTACAGACGTATAACAAAGCAAGTTGTATGTTCTGAATAATCTGTTTAACTCTGTAATGATTAATATTGGAGACAATTTAGCAGTAAGAATATGCTGAACctagtaacattttttttagattttaattttaaagcaagttataagtattttaaaattaacaaacaattaacaattttaaaatactcataaccaATGAGAtttactagataatattctaacttctaaatttgataataggtaaattatttgcttcaatattaatcataacaaagttaaatagttaaaatttggtatgttatgcaTGTAAGACACGAGATAATGCATGTAGGCAAGCATTCTCTTAAATATTAGAGTGAGTTGACTTATTACCAAACTTAAGAGGGTGTTACGCCGAAATTTGTCGTCtaacaagtgcgtaacatacccAATTTGATGCTCAGTAGATCACGTTCAGCTCCGTCGGTTTAAAAACTGGAGTGAATTTTGACCTCTTacacaatttaaaggtaagattattatctaggcaatgtCACaagctttttataatattttaattttaaagcgagagtattttaagatgtacaaacaatttacaattttaaaatactcataactcactttaaaatttaaatacaataaatacctatGACATTGCTTAGATAGtaatcttacctttacattttataagaggtcaattcaatGACTTTTAAACTAATGGAGCTTAACATGATCTgttgagcgtacaatttgctatgatgttacgcacttgtaagacagagatgacaaaaattttttattctgtaaacacTTTTTCTCCCTCTAAACTTGCTCAAAAGTATCAATTAAAGCATCTTTTTTGAAAGGTAATGTTCTTGAgctggtactttagagaggtcatttttcgattttcaaaaCGCTACTCTAAATAAAAGCGGTTAAAGGAGAAAAAAGTACGATttcacgattttataatattaaataattacggaTGTTTCCTACCAGAAATATtgcttaaatgaaaaatgacaaGAGAtctttttgttgtattttggattttgttCCTTACGGTTTAAAGTTCGGAAAATTTTAGCCATCTTTGAGCTATTTTaaaacgctttgtttatcaccatagaaacgaataaaattaaataaaaaagattccctcgttcgcttagaatcgttttttatcgaataCAATAAAAGTACACTATCCTGTCCGAGGGGACAAGGCCAAAAGGGATGATGGACAAACATCCACCACTGAAATGCGCTGACCTATTTAAAccttaagtattaaaaataacaatttaataaatcttaaaaataattgtataaattaaatttttctatgTTCAAAATGAtccaatgtattaattatatataaatatattccttatctatatacattatacacataaatattcttacaaatttgataaatattttatatagaaattaaacacttttaaaacaaaattgtgatTAGGTGATACTGTAATAGGTACTAatgatagatattttataattgaagtATGAACAACTTAAAAGGTATCTTGTattatttgagattttttactcaaaaacaaacattttatcatacataaataaagaattattgaaaatgatgtcaaaattaatttttccataaaaattctctgattttgtttataagtattagaaatattatattttggacaTTCCTAAACACCAAATGAATACAATTGGCTACCAGTAACCACTGTTAaagattgaattatttttaccgCTTCAAAACTGGAGACATGATAAAAAACAGTTGAAAAATCACTACATTcatcaaaatctcaaaaaaaaatgtgtcataTTTGAAGAATTTCTTGCTTATGAATTATACGAATATTTGAGAAATCAATAGTGGCCTTTCTATAATACAATCAACATTCATTATGCTATCTATCAGAAACAGTAAACCACAGAACAAACAGAAGGGAATCATATTTCATTGAACATAGGCTCTTATGGGAGATGATAAAACCACATCAGACATTTCTAGAATTTAAACGTGCTGCCACGTACCGGAAATTtgcctttttttctttatatcgtTTAATAACACTTTATTCGTTCAAAAACTGATAGACGTGTTAGTCatgtgttgttgttgttgttatgagTGGAATTGCAGATTAACAGTGTAGCTACAAACCacagaaaactttaaaaaaaagggtATTTCTCGGTACGTGGCAGCACATTTAAAATCTAGAAATGTCGGACAGTTTTTCGATGAGCTTTAAGATTCCCTTCTGTTTGTTCTGTAAGTTAACGGCATAGgcatgagataaaaaaaatataatgaaaaacagAATCTACAACACAAATTAAAACTGAGCATCAGAAAATCTATAGGTTGAAAGATATTCTCCACggtgtcaataataaataaataaataatatttataagcaattaaCTATTCAAACtaagtatcaataaaatttaataacactgAAATACCTCTGATCTGCTTTGGATTTAAGATGCAATTCTTTCCTTTTTTCAGCTTCGTTTTCCCTGATTTGATGAGGAGTTTGTGATTGAAGATCTTCTAATGATTTTCCTGGCGTTGATATCTGTTTTTCTAATGGcacatataatacattagtttttttagcatcaatattattttcttcttgaAGTTTTCTTTTCATTGTTCTGGTCATATGCGATTTTTCCGCTATATTCACATCAATATCTTCTAATTTTTCACGCCGTTTATTCTTTATTTGAGATTcaagactataaattatataaaaacaaaattaagaataataataatgtttagttatcttaaatattgtataccttttATTCTTGgaggttaatttaattaatgtttcagGTTGTGTAGAATTAGTATTTTCAGCACTAATTGGAGATTCTTCtggtaaatcaataattatccccagtttttttgtttgatttctTGCTGACAACCTTTTAGTCAAATCATAAGTTTTGTTGGCATTAGTTTCCTTTATATGGGTCCCAATATCTGGAGAAAACATCCCAGGAGATACAGGTTCTTCAACatttctcatattttttttatcgactaCAAAAGTTGAATTCGCTGTTGGACAAGCAATAGGAGCTATATCCATAAATGTAGATAAAGCTCTTGCTCGACTGGCTCCTAAAATACAATCAAGGTTAcgtattttaaactaaaattatctcaatcttatttaaaagtaattattataaatatacatattagatatggttatagaaattagaaatatattacaattaaaaaccaaacatgtaaataaaattaacttaaagcttaataattgaattacatAGAGTAAGTAGAATTTATTACAagaagaatttttatatttttagcaatgtataaatcataaatcagtTATTACTTGTAGATGGTCCAGAGCTGCTAATTGTTGAGGATTCTCTaatgctttttattttatctgttgcaatctataaatgttcaaatatatattgttaatttatcaaattaaaaattgtcacattgatacttcttagaaaacaataatatctgtACATAACgaagaaaagaaaaacattagTTGATTTAAATGATAACAGTATTTTCTTTACATAGTACAAAATtaggataaataaattaaaagagaAACTCAAAATGATCATAccctatgataaaaataatattattagcaccACTTATTTCTACTATACTAcaggtaaataaatgtaattcaaCAAAAACGTGCAAGGATAGTTTTAAGTATCAATGCCACAGTtgaaacataaaacaatttatcagaTGGGATtgttaaattactatattatttacctgggttttactgtaataatatt
This portion of the Acyrthosiphon pisum isolate AL4f chromosome A1, pea_aphid_22Mar2018_4r6ur, whole genome shotgun sequence genome encodes:
- the LOC100163211 gene encoding inner centromere protein isoform X2; translation: MDSTDIFQIFKLFSSLTDNGITEMDNGFQVQSSKLDAVYNELLQSAQNVPEKKNVSKRQSKTKNDHVGDLFAAEPGFQQPAVPPIRRTTRQASIIATDKIKSIRESSTISSSGPSTRASRARALSTFMDIAPIACPTANSTFVVDKKNMRNVEEPVSPGMFSPDIGTHIKETNANKTYDLTKRLSARNQTKKLGIIIDLPEESPISAENTNSTQPETLIKLTSKNKSLESQIKNKRREKLEDIDVNIAEKSHMTRTMKRKLQEENNIDAKKTNVLYVPLEKQISTPGKSLEDLQSQTPHQIRENEAEKRKELHLKSKADQRKFEDQHLRAAKHREEQMKRAEEKLKKTAEEKRKKEEKQKEKETMMKEEALKKQKLAELRLAEINAKRKLAEEAKHLKIQKLEMNRAMKENELKKKIETKPEKSKSVIRPKALTSNIPTSSASKPASKIDNKNDYGLNDVSARDSSEDESGPKKPVPNWAKRENRKAVLELQYHIDSKERDLFFDCPKSMSLKEMFKGWNIRDKQRTSSAVWNTPPRYSEYIRRY
- the LOC100163211 gene encoding inner centromere protein isoform X1, with the translated sequence MKLSLSVCPVLFFFHFKMDSTDIFQIFKLFSSLTDNGITEMDNGFQVQSSKLDAVYNELLQSAQNVPEKKNVSKRQSKTKNDHVGDLFAAEPGFQQPAVPPIRRTTRQASIIATDKIKSIRESSTISSSGPSTRASRARALSTFMDIAPIACPTANSTFVVDKKNMRNVEEPVSPGMFSPDIGTHIKETNANKTYDLTKRLSARNQTKKLGIIIDLPEESPISAENTNSTQPETLIKLTSKNKSLESQIKNKRREKLEDIDVNIAEKSHMTRTMKRKLQEENNIDAKKTNVLYVPLEKQISTPGKSLEDLQSQTPHQIRENEAEKRKELHLKSKADQRKFEDQHLRAAKHREEQMKRAEEKLKKTAEEKRKKEEKQKEKETMMKEEALKKQKLAELRLAEINAKRKLAEEAKHLKIQKLEMNRAMKENELKKKIETKPEKSKSVIRPKALTSNIPTSSASKPASKIDNKNDYGLNDVSARDSSEDESGPKKPVPNWAKRENRKAVLELQYHIDSKERDLFFDCPKSMSLKEMFKGWNIRDKQRTSSAVWNTPPRYSEYIRRY